From the Gramella sp. Hel_I_59 genome, one window contains:
- a CDS encoding MoaD/ThiS family protein — translation MKLKLKYFGKLAETAGLQEEYKELESADTLAELKRIVFEEYKFDDSETIQVAVNQQLDENKTLKEGDEIAFLPPFAGG, via the coding sequence ATGAAGCTTAAACTTAAATACTTCGGAAAACTCGCTGAAACTGCAGGCTTACAGGAAGAATATAAAGAATTGGAGAGTGCAGATACACTAGCAGAACTCAAAAGAATAGTATTCGAGGAATATAAATTTGATGATTCTGAGACCATTCAGGTAGCAGTAAATCAGCAACTTGATGAAAATAAAACTTTAAAAGAAGGAGACGAGATTGCATTTCTACCTCCTTTCGCCGGAGGATGA
- a CDS encoding XdhC/CoxI family protein — MREIDAILAEYNKLKAEEISCVLATVVHVEGSSYRRAGARMLVDEFGNLTGAISGGCLEGDALRKALHAMHQQKNKLVTYDTSDENDAVIGAQLGCNGIIKVLFEAIDFDKEHNACELLQIARKTEENASILVEFDLEESNFQPGTTALIYSEDKIFTSAEIDKDVLFKASEVIQKKRSDILKLKKNGNSCISYIQFYKPAIKLVLIGAGNDAMVLANQAELLGWKIIIADGRPTHANTNRFSSGCQVIVTRPEDTLENIEIDERTCFALMSHNYNYDLAVLKLLLNKREVPYIGILGPLKKWERMQDDLNHAGIQISNVDEDRIHAPIGLELGAETPAEIGLSILSEIQAKLTASSAKSLKHKNSPIHERRTLEILSI; from the coding sequence ATGAGAGAAATTGATGCAATTTTAGCGGAATACAACAAGCTGAAAGCTGAAGAAATATCCTGTGTTCTGGCGACAGTAGTTCATGTGGAAGGATCTTCATATCGCAGAGCTGGTGCAAGAATGTTAGTAGATGAATTTGGTAATCTCACCGGGGCGATTAGCGGGGGATGTCTTGAAGGCGATGCACTTCGGAAAGCTCTGCATGCTATGCATCAGCAAAAGAATAAGCTTGTTACTTATGATACCAGTGATGAAAATGATGCTGTAATTGGTGCGCAATTAGGTTGCAACGGGATCATAAAGGTATTATTTGAAGCGATTGATTTTGATAAAGAGCATAATGCTTGCGAATTGCTTCAAATTGCAAGAAAAACCGAGGAAAATGCATCAATTCTGGTGGAATTCGATCTGGAAGAAAGCAATTTCCAACCTGGAACTACTGCTTTGATCTATTCTGAAGATAAAATCTTCACTTCAGCTGAAATAGATAAAGATGTTTTATTTAAAGCTTCAGAAGTTATTCAGAAAAAGCGATCTGATATTTTAAAATTGAAGAAAAATGGAAACAGCTGTATAAGCTATATCCAGTTTTATAAGCCAGCAATTAAATTAGTTCTGATTGGTGCAGGGAATGATGCGATGGTTCTGGCCAACCAGGCAGAGCTTCTAGGATGGAAGATCATTATTGCAGATGGCAGGCCAACTCATGCGAATACAAACCGATTTTCCTCAGGTTGTCAGGTGATCGTGACCAGGCCGGAAGATACTCTGGAGAATATTGAGATAGATGAAAGAACCTGTTTTGCACTTATGAGTCATAATTACAATTATGATCTCGCAGTCCTTAAATTATTGCTTAATAAAAGAGAAGTTCCTTATATAGGTATTCTCGGTCCGCTTAAAAAATGGGAACGTATGCAGGATGATCTAAATCACGCAGGGATACAAATCTCTAATGTCGATGAAGATCGAATTCACGCGCCAATAGGCTTGGAATTAGGAGCTGAAACGCCAGCTGAGATAGGTTTATCTATTCTATCAGAAATTCAGGCAAAACTAACCGCTTCCAGCGCTAAATCTTTAAAACATAAAAATTCGCCAATTCACGAAAGAAGAACTTTAGAAATATTGAGTATTTAA
- a CDS encoding LysR family transcriptional regulator has product MKSIKVKCWIETSGDKFYGPGPHELLRNIKAEGSLSKAAEKMQLSYRKAWEMIRQLNMHSEQPLVILRKGGKTGGGAEVTMHAQEVMEAYNKLQQKLQEVTEEEKQLLKILN; this is encoded by the coding sequence ATGAAAAGTATCAAGGTGAAATGCTGGATCGAGACTAGTGGAGATAAATTCTATGGTCCCGGTCCGCATGAATTACTTCGGAATATTAAAGCTGAAGGTAGTTTGTCCAAAGCAGCTGAAAAAATGCAGTTATCATATCGTAAAGCCTGGGAGATGATTCGGCAGTTGAATATGCATTCTGAACAACCTTTGGTGATATTGAGAAAAGGTGGGAAGACTGGAGGTGGTGCTGAAGTGACTATGCATGCACAAGAAGTAATGGAAGCCTACAATAAACTTCAGCAAAAACTGCAAGAGGTTACAGAAGAAGAGAAGCAGCTACTTAAAATCTTAAATTAA
- a CDS encoding cysteine desulfurase family protein, which yields MLKPAKIYLDHNATTPVHEQVLEKMLPYFTQNFANPHSDHAFGWDASEALEQARKQVANLINARASEITFTSGATEAANLALFGFAKENRNKGQHIISCRTEHKAVLETLNALEKDGYEIGYVEVNCDGIVDLEQFQNLLRPDTSMVVMMLANNETGVIQDISEISKLAHQNGSLVMSDITQAVGKIEVDIKAMGIDIAIFSSHKIYGPKGAGAFYSSSKTDLARYMYGGNQENGMRPGTVNVPAVVGFGFASELASKQLQETSEGMLLLRNDFEEQLQSLEDVQINAKDQDRLPNTTSLSVHNVDGDALYRRMNRIAISRGSACTSNVIEASHVLTAMGIEESLALATYRISLGKSTTRQDLNLAFENIKTAINSIRKTSLV from the coding sequence TTGTTAAAACCCGCGAAAATATACCTTGATCATAATGCCACAACTCCGGTTCACGAACAGGTGTTGGAAAAGATGCTACCATATTTTACTCAAAATTTTGCAAATCCTCATAGTGATCATGCATTTGGCTGGGATGCCAGTGAAGCATTAGAGCAAGCAAGAAAGCAAGTGGCCAATCTGATTAATGCCAGAGCTTCAGAAATTACTTTTACTTCAGGAGCTACAGAAGCAGCTAATCTAGCCTTGTTCGGGTTTGCAAAAGAAAACAGGAATAAAGGACAGCATATCATTAGTTGTAGAACCGAGCATAAAGCAGTTCTGGAAACCTTAAATGCTTTAGAAAAGGATGGGTATGAAATTGGCTATGTAGAGGTCAATTGCGACGGAATAGTCGATCTGGAACAATTTCAAAATTTGCTGCGTCCAGATACCAGTATGGTAGTGATGATGCTCGCCAATAACGAAACCGGGGTTATCCAGGATATCTCTGAAATTTCAAAGTTGGCGCATCAGAATGGTAGCTTGGTCATGAGCGATATCACCCAGGCAGTCGGTAAAATTGAGGTTGATATAAAAGCTATGGGAATAGATATCGCAATTTTTTCGTCTCATAAGATTTATGGACCTAAAGGAGCAGGTGCATTTTACAGTTCATCTAAAACCGACTTAGCCAGGTATATGTATGGAGGAAATCAGGAAAACGGTATGAGACCGGGAACTGTGAACGTTCCAGCAGTGGTAGGATTTGGGTTTGCTTCGGAATTGGCAAGTAAGCAATTGCAAGAAACTTCAGAAGGAATGTTATTGCTACGTAATGATTTTGAAGAGCAGCTGCAGAGTTTAGAGGATGTTCAAATAAATGCCAAAGATCAGGATCGACTTCCAAATACCACTAGCCTTAGTGTACACAATGTTGATGGAGATGCACTTTATCGAAGAATGAACAGGATCGCGATTTCGAGAGGTTCAGCCTGCACTTCTAATGTAATAGAAGCTTCACATGTTTTAACCGCTATGGGAATCGAAGAAAGTCTGGCGCTGGCTACCTATCGTATTAGTCTGGGTAAAAGTACAACCCGGCAAGATCTGAACCTGGCATTCGAAAATATTAAAACTGCGATCAATAGTATTAGAAAAACCAGCCTGGTATGA
- a CDS encoding nucleotidyltransferase family protein gives MNGKKSNIAVLILAAGSSKRLGKPKQLVKFKNKTLLQHSIDVSEALDFSEKIIVLGANEEKILNEVDLKNHKLLVNNNWQEGMSTSLKKGLEEIQKLHPAIENVLVLLSDQPFISELVLQELIDKHLKSNCLASFSEYQKIPGVPAIFSREIFPHLLKIEGDRGARDLIKNGLTNYQLVPFEKGIVDIDTEKDLQLLKQLEHEA, from the coding sequence ATGAACGGGAAAAAATCAAATATTGCCGTTCTAATTCTCGCTGCAGGTTCTAGTAAGCGGTTGGGAAAGCCAAAACAATTGGTGAAATTCAAAAATAAAACGCTGCTGCAGCATAGTATCGATGTTTCTGAAGCTTTAGATTTTTCAGAAAAAATAATTGTTTTGGGCGCAAATGAGGAGAAAATTTTAAACGAGGTTGATCTGAAAAATCACAAACTTTTAGTCAATAATAACTGGCAGGAAGGCATGTCCACAAGCCTCAAAAAGGGACTGGAAGAAATTCAAAAATTACATCCTGCTATTGAGAATGTTCTGGTATTGCTTTCAGATCAGCCATTTATAAGTGAGTTGGTTTTGCAAGAACTTATAGATAAGCACTTAAAGTCAAATTGCCTGGCAAGTTTTTCAGAATACCAGAAAATACCGGGCGTACCAGCTATATTTTCCAGGGAAATTTTCCCGCACTTGCTTAAGATCGAAGGTGATCGTGGTGCGAGAGATTTGATTAAGAACGGACTTACTAATTACCAATTGGTGCCATTTGAAAAAGGTATAGTAGACATTGATACTGAAAAAGATTTGCAACTTTTAAAACAACTAGAGCATGAAGCTTAA